A section of the Hydrogenobacter hydrogenophilus genome encodes:
- a CDS encoding NuoI/complex I 23 kDa subunit family protein, translating to MIKKVFERPLSWLERILFIDFIKGLSVTIRQAFSKTITTHYPYEKLTPPKRFRGFLGHKVVDGNEPQPAFDEWVERFKIEVRPGRSRCVVCMLCKRACPVPQLFEIEGEKLPNGKRVVSVFNMNLMLCTFCGFCVDACPVDCLFNSDIHETASYTRKDAILNLEILEQIGRDWQSRREKEPDRIWIDDQQRQKLWYENDLKLPEVKE from the coding sequence AGACCGTTAAGTTGGCTTGAAAGAATACTTTTCATTGACTTCATAAAAGGGCTCTCTGTAACTATTAGGCAGGCTTTTAGCAAAACCATAACCACTCACTACCCTTATGAAAAGCTCACACCACCAAAGAGGTTCAGAGGTTTTCTGGGACACAAAGTTGTAGATGGAAATGAACCCCAGCCGGCGTTTGACGAGTGGGTAGAAAGGTTCAAAATAGAAGTAAGACCCGGCAGGAGCAGGTGTGTGGTCTGTATGCTCTGTAAAAGAGCATGTCCTGTACCTCAACTTTTTGAGATAGAAGGAGAAAAACTTCCAAACGGAAAGCGGGTAGTGAGCGTATTTAACATGAACCTTATGCTCTGTACCTTCTGCGGTTTTTGTGTGGATGCTTGTCCCGTAGACTGCCTTTTTAATAGCGATATCCATGAGACAGCCTCTTACACGAGAAAGGATGCCATACTAAATCTTGAGATCTTAGAGCAGATAGGCAGAGATTGGCAGTCAAGAAGGGAAAAGGAACCGGACAGAATATGGATAGATGACCAGCAAAGACAAAAACTTTGGTACGAAAACGACCTTAAACTGCCGGAGGTAAAGGAGTGA